The following proteins are encoded in a genomic region of Caldalkalibacillus thermarum:
- a CDS encoding inorganic diphosphatase produces the protein MAENRIVDAFIEIPTGSQNKYEYDKERGVFRLDRVLYSPMHYPTEYGYLENTLARDGDPLDILVLTTFPTFPGCVIRSRVIGVLIMSDDKGEDEKLLAVPADDPRWDEVKSLDDVPSHILKEIEHFFKVYKDLENKKTNIVGWEGVEKANELIDDALARYNNQ, from the coding sequence ATGGCAGAGAATCGAATAGTGGATGCCTTTATTGAAATTCCGACTGGAAGCCAAAACAAATATGAGTACGATAAGGAGCGAGGGGTTTTCCGCCTAGACCGTGTGTTGTACTCTCCCATGCATTATCCCACCGAGTATGGCTATTTGGAAAACACCTTGGCCCGCGACGGCGATCCCCTGGATATCTTGGTCCTGACCACTTTCCCAACCTTTCCCGGCTGCGTCATCCGCTCCCGTGTCATCGGGGTGCTGATCATGTCTGATGACAAAGGTGAAGACGAAAAACTCCTTGCTGTACCTGCCGATGATCCGCGCTGGGATGAGGTGAAGTCGCTGGACGATGTACCCAGCCACATTTTAAAAGAAATTGAGCATTTCTTTAAAGTATACAAAGACCTGGAAAACAAAAAAACCAACATCGTGGGCTGGGAAGGGGTCGAAAAAGCAAACGAACTGATCGATGACGCCCTGGCCCGCTACAACAATCAATAA